A DNA window from Maribellus comscasis contains the following coding sequences:
- a CDS encoding RagB/SusD family nutrient uptake outer membrane protein — protein MKKLICLILIIIPATLFNSCSDFLEENPVDRYVVSNVYTDEAGAIASVTAVYNRLYSLYERLMYLVFDLPVDDEKNGQGMPNQYLQNLEYMRHTPNNTFIRNFWRDSYNAIYRANSALEQIPNIEMDETLKTRLINEAKFLRALYYFNLVRAFGDVPLALGTSIEETVTERAPVSEVYAQIINDLNDAKALPKSYSGSDVGRATSGAASVLLGYVYATMKNWSAAVTELGAVVDNEGSYGYGLWDDLKDNYRIATENGKECVFSVQFADPPSNGNGDMQLSGPKYTLQAEYGIIAIPGIQGCNEADIPCEELYSQYDDEDQRKFIIFSKEFVSPTNGQTYYTQIPVYHSHWEDGETVSGNSDCNTYVLRYADALLLYAEALNENGDPENAYTHLQRVRSRAYKNDSKGVLEGDKTQENVRAWVRQERWQELAHEGKRWFDLVRWGILKERMTEHANNEVALGGYESHKKQEIIANFKDAMNLMPIPQEELDANQLLVQNPGWE, from the coding sequence ATGAAAAAGCTGATATGTTTAATATTAATAATAATACCTGCAACCCTTTTTAATTCGTGTAGCGATTTTCTTGAGGAGAATCCCGTTGACAGGTATGTGGTAAGTAATGTATATACTGATGAAGCGGGAGCTATAGCATCAGTAACTGCAGTATACAACAGGCTGTATTCTCTATATGAAAGACTTATGTATTTGGTATTTGACTTACCCGTGGATGACGAGAAGAACGGGCAAGGTATGCCAAACCAATATCTACAAAATCTGGAATATATGAGACATACACCAAACAATACGTTTATAAGGAATTTCTGGAGGGATAGTTACAATGCAATCTACAGAGCAAACAGTGCCCTCGAACAGATTCCAAATATAGAAATGGATGAAACACTGAAAACCAGGTTGATAAATGAAGCAAAATTTCTCAGAGCATTATACTATTTCAATTTGGTGAGGGCATTTGGTGATGTCCCGCTGGCGCTTGGGACAAGTATAGAAGAAACAGTAACAGAGCGTGCCCCGGTGAGCGAAGTATATGCCCAAATTATTAATGATTTAAATGATGCAAAGGCATTACCCAAAAGCTATTCAGGATCAGATGTAGGAAGGGCAACCAGCGGAGCTGCATCAGTGCTTCTTGGTTATGTTTATGCAACGATGAAAAATTGGAGTGCAGCTGTAACAGAGTTAGGTGCTGTTGTTGATAACGAAGGTTCTTATGGATATGGACTTTGGGACGATTTAAAAGACAATTACCGGATTGCTACAGAAAATGGCAAAGAGTGTGTATTTAGTGTTCAATTTGCAGATCCTCCCTCCAATGGGAACGGCGACATGCAGCTTTCCGGTCCAAAATATACATTACAAGCCGAATATGGAATCATTGCAATACCGGGAATACAGGGATGTAATGAAGCAGATATTCCTTGTGAAGAACTTTACAGCCAATACGATGACGAAGACCAGAGAAAGTTTATAATTTTTAGCAAGGAATTTGTTAGCCCGACGAATGGGCAGACCTATTATACACAGATTCCTGTTTATCATTCGCATTGGGAAGATGGTGAGACAGTATCTGGCAATTCAGATTGTAACACCTATGTTCTTCGTTACGCAGATGCATTATTATTGTATGCAGAAGCTTTGAATGAGAACGGAGATCCCGAAAATGCTTACACCCATCTCCAGAGAGTAAGAAGCAGAGCTTATAAAAATGATTCCAAGGGTGTTTTGGAAGGAGATAAAACACAGGAAAATGTCAGAGCATGGGTGCGACAGGAACGTTGGCAAGAACTTGCCCACGAAGGGAAAAGATGGTTTGATCTGGTTCGCTGGGGAATACTAAAGGAAAGAATGACAGAACATGCGAACAACGAAGTTGCCCTTGGTGGTTACGAATCACATAAAAAACAAGAAATTATTGCAAATTTTAAAGATGCGATGAACCTTATGCCCATTCCTCAGGAAGAACTCGACGCCAACCAATTGTTGGTTCAAAATCCAGGATGGGAATAG